The Fibrobacterota bacterium nucleotide sequence CGAACGCCAGGGCAGGAAGGTCTTCCGGTCGGTGACGTGGAACTGGGCCCCGCCGCACAGTTGCCCTTGGAACTTATGGAAGGTGGGCTGGAACCAGGCCGGGCGGAAATGCACCCCGGGAAGGCCCAAGGCATTCAGCTTGCCGGTGAAGCCGGCCGCATCGGAAATGTAGCCGGCGCCGAAGAGCTCGAAGGGTTTGGTGGTGCCTCGCCCTTCGGACATATTGGTCGCTTCCAGAAGGCACATGCCGGGATAAACCACGGCCGTGTCCACGGTGGGCATGTTGGGCGAAGGCAAGACCCACGGCAAGCCCGTATCCTCGTAATACATCCACGGTTCCCAGCCCCGCATGTGCAAAACCGTCAGCTCGCATTTCGGGAACGCCTCGCTCCGGAACTGCTCGGCCAATTGCCCGATGGTTTTCCCGTGCCGCGCCTTGATGGGATGCAGCCCTACGAAGGAGCGGTATTCCGGATCGAGCACGGGCCCCTCTTCGCTCTGCCCGTCGATGGGGTTGGGCCTATCCAGTACCACCACCTGGATGCCCAGTTTTTCGCAGGCCCGCATGCAGAGGTACATCGTCCAGAT carries:
- a CDS encoding DUF1343 domain-containing protein, which gives rise to MKSNNSKVVLPLDRLNEVWPSALKNAAIGAVLHPASVSASLVHTSDILKSHDGSLFRLKALFGPQHGYLGQTQDNMIEWRDFKHPQWGIPVHSLYGEHREPTPAMLEGLDALLIDMQDVGARYYTFIWTMYLCMRACEKLGIQVVVLDRPNPIDGQSEEGPVLDPEYRSFVGLHPIKARHGKTIGQLAEQFRSEAFPKCELTVLHMRGWEPWMYYEDTGLPWVLPSPNMPTVDTAVVYPGMCLLEATNMSEGRGTTKPFELFGAGYISDAAGFTGKLNALGLPGVHFRPAWFQPTFHKFQGQLCGGAQFHVTDRKTFLPWRSAVEMLNLVRREYGDAFQWKPPPYEYEHKKLPIEILIGGPVGSVFP